CCAGAGTATGCTTGTTGCAAAACTCTGTGAGAACTTATTTGAAGCACGCAAGATGGGTCATATCCCGCCGGGTATGCTGGTGGTTGAAGAAGCCCATAACTTTGCTCCGGAGAGAGGTTTCAGCAAAAGTGCAAGCTCGGAAATCCTGCGGACGATTGCTTCTGAAGGCAGAAAGTTTGGTCTGGGAATGATGATAATTTCCCAGCGTCCTGCAAGGGTGGATAAGAATGTTCTTTCCCAGTGTGGGACCCAGATTATAATGAAAGTTACCAATCCTAACGATCTTAAATCCATAAGCAAAGGACTTGAAGGTGCCAATTCCTATGTTGAAGAGGAACTCCTTCGCCTGCCTCCCGGTGTTGCGATGCTGGTGAGTAATGATATTGAGCGACCTGTACTTGTGGATGTAAGGGTGCGTCGGTCAAAACACGGCGGAGAATCAGTTAATGTGCTTAAGGCTTCCTCCGGGAAACGCAAGGCAGCTCCCAAAAAAGTTGCAGAGACTTCAGCACAGCTTTCTGGGAATTCGCCTGGCTCACCTCCGCCAAAGCGTGAACCTACGAGAAAGCCCAAGGCAAATGGAGAAGAGAAGGGTCTCTTCAAAAAGCTGTTTGGTGCTGAGAAATGAGGAAATGTATTTTATACTAAGGGTGTGACAAAGTGGCTGCGGAACTTGCTGAGAAAGTTGAGCGTTATGAACGTCTGCTGAGGCAGGCCCTTGAGAAAGCCGTCGTATCCCCGATTGAAGGCTCCCATATGAAACGTGCGGGAGAAGATTTCAGAGAAATGGCCGAATCATATTATAAGGATGGTATGCATTTCATAGAATCAGATGATCCGGTAAATGCGCTTGTGTGTTTCAGTTATGGTCATGCCTGGCTGGACGCAGGAGCAAGACTGGGTGTATTTGATGTAGACGATGATGTACTGTTCACCATATAAATGAGACATGGAAGAAATTGTGAGGAGATAAGTTTATGCCAAACTATCATGTGACCCTTGAAGCTGCCTGGTTGGTAAGGGATGTAAAGAGTGCCGATGATGCTATCGGTGTTGCAATTGCAGAAGCCGGAAAACGCTTGAATCCAAAACTGGATTTTGTTGAGGTTGATGTCGGAACTACATTTTGTCCGGCATGTAATGAACCAATTAGCAGTGTATTCATGGCTGCAAACACCGCAATTGTAGGTCTGGTTCTCCAGATGAAAGTTTTCGATGCGGAAACAGAAGAACATGCATCCCGGATTGCAAAATCTGTTATTGGAAGGGCACTGCGGGATGTTCCACTGAGCGTTATCGAAGTGGAGGATTTCGAGTAACGGTGGTCTTTGATGACTGAAATGATTTCCGTGGTGGGGCATGCAGCTCTTGATTACCTCTTTGAGGTAGAGAGGATTGCTTCACCCAATGAATCCTATCCAATTTTAGAATACGAAACTCTTTTTGGCGGAGGAGCTGCAAATATTGCTGCGGCAATTGCAACTCTTGGGGGCAATGCTTCCCTGATTTCCGCTGTTGGGAATGATTTTGAACATTCCGGTTTTGAATCTCATCTGGAAAATATTGGTGTAGATCTATCGCTGCTTTACCATATTGAAGACAAAAAATGCACTCGCGCATTTGTTTACACGGACAGGCAGCATAATCAGTCATCATACTTTTACTGGGGCTCATCTGCAAAATTTCCTGAACTGGAACCGCCGGAAGTTGATTTTGTTCATCTTGCAACAGCAGAAGCAAGCTTCAATGCCCGTATGTCCAAAAAGGCAGATTTCGTGTGCTTTGATCCCGGGCAGGATCTTGTGACTTATTCAAAAGAAAACCTGGTTACAATACTTGATAATACGGATATTCTTTTTGCAAACAGGCATGAGATAAGAAGAGTTTCCAGCATGACGCACAGGTCATTTGAAGATCTCAAAAACAGCATTGATACAATTATTGTGACTTGTGATGCTGGAGGCAGCCGTATTTATCATCAGGGTTCACATATTCATATCCCGGCTGTAAAGGTCGAAGCGGTTGATCCGACCGGTGCCGGGGATGGTTACAGGGCAGGTTTCCTTGTAGCTTTCAAAAAAGGATTTTCTCTTGAAACATGTGGAAAGATTGGCGCAGTTGTAGCATCCTTTGTTGTGGAGCGCACTGGCTGCCAGACTAATCTTCCTACATGGGAAATAATGCAAAAAAGATATGAAGAGAATTTCGGGCAATTGCCCTGATTCTCTCTTTTACTTGTTTTCGTTTTCAATTACTGCATGAGCTGCTGCAATCCTTGCGATAGGTACCCTGAATGGGGAGCAGCTAACATAGTTGAGTCCGATTTCGTGACCAAACTTGACGGATTTGGGATCTCCGCCGTGTTCACCACAAATTCCGATTTTGAGGTTTTCACGTGTGGATCTTCCCTTCTCTATTCCGATTTTCACAAGCTGGCCTACACCTTCCTGATCAAGTACTGCAAATGGGTCTTCTTCCAGAATTCCCTTGTCAACGTACAATGGCAGGAATTTACCGGCATCATCCCGGCTGAATCCGAAT
The DNA window shown above is from Methanohalophilus levihalophilus and carries:
- a CDS encoding DUF357 domain-containing protein, which codes for MAAELAEKVERYERLLRQALEKAVVSPIEGSHMKRAGEDFREMAESYYKDGMHFIESDDPVNALVCFSYGHAWLDAGARLGVFDVDDDVLFTI
- a CDS encoding carbohydrate kinase family protein, which encodes MTEMISVVGHAALDYLFEVERIASPNESYPILEYETLFGGGAANIAAAIATLGGNASLISAVGNDFEHSGFESHLENIGVDLSLLYHIEDKKCTRAFVYTDRQHNQSSYFYWGSSAKFPELEPPEVDFVHLATAEASFNARMSKKADFVCFDPGQDLVTYSKENLVTILDNTDILFANRHEIRRVSSMTHRSFEDLKNSIDTIIVTCDAGGSRIYHQGSHIHIPAVKVEAVDPTGAGDGYRAGFLVAFKKGFSLETCGKIGAVVASFVVERTGCQTNLPTWEIMQKRYEENFGQLP
- a CDS encoding DUF555 domain-containing protein, whose translation is MPNYHVTLEAAWLVRDVKSADDAIGVAIAEAGKRLNPKLDFVEVDVGTTFCPACNEPISSVFMAANTAIVGLVLQMKVFDAETEEHASRIAKSVIGRALRDVPLSVIEVEDFE